In Dioscorea cayenensis subsp. rotundata cultivar TDr96_F1 chromosome 11, TDr96_F1_v2_PseudoChromosome.rev07_lg8_w22 25.fasta, whole genome shotgun sequence, a single genomic region encodes these proteins:
- the LOC120272166 gene encoding MAG2-interacting protein 2 isoform X2 — protein sequence MESVKEEKVEEVLYEIRHHARRSVTPDSSQDSVSVVSTGGFRSYLSLQGLKQFRKKLGGYKKPRTLKRRFSLFVSPGGEHVAVAVGNQIIILQKDDDYMEPCGIFVSNDLQTTFINGSWLEPCGILGVTDEASNLYFIKSNGDEISKSCRSQLKLKSPIKGLIFPSNIKLEKSPFAPHRIGFIFTEDGLFCHVDVTQQPSARNYPVSASSNQLTKKQLPHNVSCLDFHPDLSLVALVGASSVSVNSNDSAGSYSLYLMLITANFEAELMFCSPHFEGLFSPSEDHIYPIASPKVTISMKGKYVATLSLSGCVDIFDMDIDQYSLSLHLSGGQYPDMSNNLLLEQKKYLTDVINLSWWNDHFLILVKKNGRITMYDVSAGRGVSENDLDVSMPLTERVKSYEGYVFLLDATSSGRKICNMDTPDDLNVNSENDNQLDTGKWSWSLMSFLSRSVPEMFMIFISNKNYIAALEFASRHGLDKDEVFKAQWLDSDHGTKAISMFLSKIKDQAFVLSECASKVGSTEEITKALLSYGLHITDQYKFLDTTDNECNLIWDFRLIRLKLLQYRDSLETFVGINMGRFLAQEYVKFRALPLTESAISLAESGKIGALNLLFKRHPYSLSSRILDILSAIPETVPVQTYGQLLPGRSPPNTFALREDDWLECQKMVEYMNQMTASSDIFPTEIILKHSRGFLWPSANELTEWYKKRARDIDNLSGQLDNGLSLVEVACRKGITELQKFCEMISYLHQLIYSDEIHETLSMSLGTWEQLSDYEKFRVMLKGVQEDNVVERLRKRAIPFMCDQFTFQTWDSECEVREHTVKDYEQGDSFLVRWLKEVAAENKLDICLSVFENACGDSPIAGLFKDVSELIETTLQCIYLCSLTDQWNIMASILSKLPRKTLRDKSANDDKELSPKHVDKLEKRIKIAEGHVEVGRLLVYYQVPKPISFFPIAQSDEKNVKQLLHLILSKFGRRQPGRSDHDWANMWRDMQCFQEKAFPFLDVEYMLIEFIRGLLKAGKFSLARNYLKGTGTVILDSEKTENLVIQAAREYFFSASSLACIEIWKAKECLNLLPNNKNVQAESDLIDVLTIRLPNLGVTILPMQFRQIRNPMEIINMAIASQNGVYLNVDELIEIAKLLGLRSIDDIASVEEAIAREAAVAGDLQLAFDLCIALAKKGHGPVWDLCAAIARGPDLDNMDLSSRKKLLGFSLSHCDEESVGELLNAWKEVDLQSQCERLMISTQTCPPNFSVQGSSIVSLPVHSTQDIFDLRASSELLNSPTHKCQADDQFNYQNVEHILSQVSKNSFREDGISLDSVLRENRKILAFSALELPWLQELSGNAKYCEKAIPGEQIPFGKNYISTRAQALVTILYWLAENDFAPKDDLIVSLSKAVMEPPVTDEEDVLGCSFLLNLADAFHGVAIIEEQLNRREVHHEVYSIMNIGMIFSSLHNSCAGCSNPDQRRKLLLHKFQESHVPLRSDGLDQIDQAQSTFWREWIIKLEEQKRLADQARTLEQLIPGVETARFLAGDIKYIKSAIFSFVDSVKLDKRHILKDAVMLADKFGLNRSEVLLRFFGCALVSYHWENDDILAEISEFREDIVTCAKDVIDMISSVVYPEIEGQNKVRLSYIYSILSACYLRLRRTEDPAMLALLDQGHKHMLEAFQFYKILEQECQKVFFINALNFKNIADLSDLNFEHFNQEIVNNIHESTVEPLANMVRVLVGIYNDSSEKGLISWQDVYKHHVIGLLASLESKTASRSDCVDPGELHTLIGEIALSYDSCKKYIRALSESDALNILGRYCTLSIPCSFSGSLKNESMWKSCLIMLLNFWVKMIDDIVGGENNEVPCEKPAYFGVKHLSRSLKVFKRLVTEGEISANHGWCTVSSYCKSILACGLSADVSVFCQAMVFSGCGFNSVAEVYYDTELTSTNLSSDDKGTQLIDLYINLLSRVLLDLSRGVSEHQKLHLLLSSLSRFGGKYIEDLKKTRHAVWEKLSVFSDNMQLESHVRVYTLELMQSVTGQNLKSLPTELVSQVEPWDAWDGSFWKKDSVSTEQGDNAPRSITSNLVALRSTQLAVTISPNIKISPEDLLTLESAVSCFLHISQFATSLDDLHVLQSVLEEWGELFSSKSEKEKTSESLEELNNWSSDDWDEGWEDLPEEPIQSEGKQEGSVCVQPLHKCWMEILRRLVGLSRLDAVLKLLDRSLSKRDGTLLDEDDTQCLLQLVLEIDCFTALKVVLLLPYEVPRIHCLHLIEAKLKDESISMVSAADDGECLMLIAYSGVLRDITNNPAFKKVFSFVCYSVGRIARLCQEDLLRRNGDGNKATLNQSLLFARVVFPSFVSELIKARQYLLAGTFVSQWMHLPTSLTLINIIEASLRKYLEGEALQAHASKVHEPGQSEMNSYGSLVCTVSCLRDKLSTLVQSALSALQTDIVR from the exons AACTATCCTGTTTCCGCTTCAAGCAATCAGTTAACGAAGAAGCAACTTCCACATAATGTGTCATGCCTGGATTTCCATCCAGATCTCTCTTTGGTGGCCCTTGTTGGTGCTTCAAGTGTTTCAGTGAATTCCAATGATTCTGCTG gGTCATATTCGCTCTATCTGATGCTCATAACCGCGAATTTTGAGGCAGAACTGATGTTCTGTAGCCCTCATTTTGAAGGCTTATTTTCTCCTTCGGAAGATCATATATATCCTATCGCATCTCCGAAAGTGACAATATCAATGAAGGGAAAATATGTCGCTACGCTGTCTTTGTCTGGATGTGTTGATATATTTGACATGGATATTGACCAATATTCTCTTTCACTTCATTTGTCTGGGGGGCAGTATCCGGACATGTCCAACAACTTGCTACTTGAACAAAAGAAATACCTAACTGATGTTATCAATCTCAGTTGGTGGAATGATCATTTTCTCATTCTTGTGAAGAAGAATGGCAGAATAACTATGTATGATGTTTCTGCTGGCAGAGGAGTTTCAGAAAATGATCTAGACGTTTCTATGCCTCTCACTGAGAGAGTCAAGAGTTATGAAGGATATGTTTTTCTGTTGGATGCTACATCATCAGGGAGGAAAATCTGTAACATGGATACACCGGATGATCTGAATGTCAATTCGGAGAATGACAACCAACTAGATACTGGTAAATGGTCCTGGAGTTTGATGTCATTTTTGAGTAGATCTGTCCCAGAGATGTTTATGATATTTATcagtaataaaaattacatagcTGCTTTGGAATTTGCTAGTCGTCACGGACTTGACAAAGATGAAGTTTTTAAAGCACAATGGTTAGATTCTGATCATGGAACTAAGGCAATAAGTATGTTCCTATCAAAAATTAAGGACCAGGCTTTTGTGCTCTCAGAATGTGCAAGTAAAGTTGGGTCAACTGAAGAAATTACGAAGGCTTTACTTTCTTATGGTCTTCACATCACTGACCAATATAAGTTTTTAGACACAACTGATAATGAATGCAATCTTATTTGGGATTTCCGCCTGATTCGGCTCAAGTTGTTGCAATATAGGGACAGTTTGGAGACCTTTGTGGGTATAAATATGGGAAG GTTTTTAGCGCAAGAATATGTCAAGTTCCGTGCTTTGCCTCTTACAGAATCTGCTATATCTCTTGCTGAAAGTGGCAAAATTGGGGCCCTTAATTTGCTTTTCAAGCGGCACCCATACTCGCTGTCCTCTAGGATTCTTGATATTTTGTCAGCTATCCCTGAGACAGTCCCTGTTCAAACTTATGGTCAGCTCCTACCAGGGAGATCCCCTCCGAACACCTTTGCTCTACGGGAAGATGATTGGTTGGAATGCCAGAAGATGGTAGAATACATGAATCAAATGACTGCGAGCTCTGACATTTTTCCTACTGAAATTATTCTTAAGCATTCCAGGGGCTTTTTATGGCCATCAGCGAACGAACTTACTGAATGGTATAAGAAAAGAGCCAGGGATATTGATAACCTAAGTGGGCAGCTAGACAACGGCCTTTCTTTGGTGGAAGTTGCCTGCCGCAAGGGTATCACAGAATTGCAAAAGTTCTGTGAGATGATCTCGTACCTGCATCAGCTAATCTACTCTGATGAAATTCATGAAACTTTAAGTATGAGTCTTGGTACATGGGAACAATTGTCGGACTATGAGAAGTTCAGGGTGATGCTTAAGGGAGTTCAAGAGGACAATGTAGTAGAGAGATTACGGAAAAGGGCTATCCCATTTATGTGTGATCAGTTTACCTTTCAAACTTGGGATTCAGAATGTGAGGTGAGGGAGCACACGGTGAAGGATTACGAGCAAGGAGACTCCTTCCTTGTTAGATGGTTAAAGGAAGTTGCTGCAGAAAATAAATTAGACATATGCTTGTCAGTTTTTGAAAATGCTTGTGGGGATTCACCAATTGCTGGCCTCTTCAAGGATGTGAGTGAACTAATAGAAACTACACTACAGTGCATATATTTGTGCTCGCTTACAGATCAGTGGAATATAATGGCATCGATCTTATCCAAGCTTCCTCGAAAAACACTTAGGGACAAATCAGCTAATGATGATAAGGAACTTAGTCCAAAGCATG TTGATAAGTTGgagaagagaataaaaatagcAGAAGGCCATGTTGAAGTGGGGAGGCTGTTGGTTTACTATCAG GTTCCGAAGCCAATAAGCTTCTTTCCTATTGCTCAATCTGATGAAAAGAATGTAAAACAGCTTCTACATCTTATTCTTTCCAAATTTGGCCGCCGGCAGCCGGGTAGATCTGATCATGATTGGGCTAACATGTGGCGTGACATGCAATGTTTCCAAGAGAAGGCGTTTCCTTTTCTTGATGTAGAGTACATGCTGATAGAGTTCATTAGAGGGCTCCTAAAAGCTGGCAAATTTTCTCTTGCAAGGAACTACCTGAAAGGAACAGGTACTGTTATTCTGGATTCAGAAAAAACTGAAAATCTGGTTATTCAAGCTGCGAGGGAATATTTCTTCTCAGCTTCAAGCCTTGCTTGCATTGAG ATATGGAAGGCTAAAGAATGCTTAAATCTCCTTCCAAACAATAAAAACGTGCAAGCAGAGTCTGACTTAATTGATGTGCTTACGATTAGACTTCCAAATCTTGGGGTGACTATTCTTCCAATGCAATTTAGGCAGATAAGAAACCCCATGGAAATTATTAACATGGCCATTGCAAGTCAAAATGGAGTTTATCTGAATGTGGACGAACTTATTGAAATTGCCAAGCTTCTTGGATTAAGATCTATTGATGATATAGCTTCTGTAGAAGAAGCTATAGCCAGAGAAGCTGCTGTTGCTGGTGATCTTCAACTGGCTTTTGATCTTTGTATTGCTTTGGCTAAAAAGGGCCATGGACCAGTTTGGGACTTATGTGCTGCCATTGCAAGGGGTCCTGATCTTGACAATATGGATTTGAGTTCTCGAAAGAAACTGTTAGGTTTTTCTTTGAGTCATTGTGATGAGGAGTCTGTTGGAGAATTACTTAATGCTTGGAAGGAAGTTGATCTGCAAAGTCAGTGTGAACGGCTAATGATTTCGACTCAGACTTGTCCTCCTAACTTCTCTGTTCAAGGCTCTTCAATTGTGTCACTTCCTGTACACAGTACCCAAGATATATTTGACCTTAGGGCAAGCTCTGAGCTTCTAAATAGCCCAACTCACAAATGCCAGGCTGATGACCagtttaattatcaaaatgttGAACACATACTTTCTCAAGTCAGCAAAAACTCATTTAGAGAAGATGGGATTAGCCTGGATTCTGTTTTGAGGGAAAACAGAAAAATCCTTGCATTTTCTGCATTAGAACTGCCTTGGCTTCAAGAATTGAGTGGAAATGCAAAATATTGCGAAAAAGCTATTCCTGGGGAACAAATTCCTTTTGGAAAAAATTACATTTCAACTAGGGCACAAGCATTGGTAACTATCTTGTATTGGTTGGCTGAGAATGATTTTGCTCCCAAGGATGATTTGATTGTCTCCCTTTCAAAAGCTGTTATGGAACCCCCTGTTACTGATGAGGAAGATGTTCTTGGATGCTCATTTCTGTTGAACCTTGCAGATGCTTTCCATggtgtggccataatagaggaACAATTGAATAGAAGAGAAGTGCATCATGAAGTATACAGTATTATGAACATAGGAATGATCTTTAGTTCACTTCACAACTCATGTGCTGGGTGCTCGAATCCTGATCAGAGAAGAAAGCTTTTGCTCCACAAATTTCAAGAGAGTCATGTTCCACTTAGATCAG ATGGGCTGGATCAGATTGATCAAGCGCAATCCACATTCTGGAGAGAGTGgataataaaattagaagagCAAAAACGGTTAGCTGATCAAGCAAGGACTCTAGAACAGCTAATTCCTGGAGTAGAAACTGCCCGCTTCTTAGCAGGGGATATCAAGTACATTAAGAGTGctattttttcctttgttgACTCAGTTAAGCTGGATAAAAGGCACATTCTCAAAGATGCTGTGATGCTGGCTGATAAGTTTGGGCTAAATCGGAGTGag GTACTGCTAAGATTCTTTGGCTGTGCCCTTGTTTCTTACCATTGGGAAAATGATGACATTCTAGCTGAAATATCGGAATTTAGGGAGGATATTGTCACTTGTGCAAAGGATGTCATTGATATGATCTCCTCAGTTGTATATCCTGAAATTGAAGGTCAAAACAAGGTGCGGCTTTCCTACATCTATAGTATCTTGTCCGCATGCTACTTACGGTTGAGGCGAACTGAAGATCCAGCAATGTTGGCATTATTGGATCAAGGACATAAGCACATGCTAGAAGcatttcaattttataaaattcttgAACAAGAATGccaaaaggttttttttattaatgcatTGAACTTCAAGAATATTGCGGATTTGAGTGATCTGAACTTTGAGCATTTCAATCAAGAAATCGTTAATAACATTCATGAATCTACTGTAGAACCTCTGGCTAACATGGTCCGTGTCCTTGTTGGCATTTATAATGATTCCAGTGAAAAGGGTCTGATATCATGGCAAGATGTTTATAAGCATCATGTTATAGGTCTTTTGGCATCTTTAGAGAGCAAAACTGCGTCAAGATCTGATTGTGTTGATCCTGGTGAACTGCACACTCTCATAGGGGAAATTGCATTGAGTTATGATAGTTGCAAGAAATATATTCGTGCACTGTCAGAATCAGATGCCTTGAACATACTTGGGAGGTACTGTACACTAAGTATTCCATGTAGTTTTTCTGGAAGTCTGAAGAATGAATCTATGTGGAAGAGCTGCTTGATTATGCTTTTgaatttttgggttaaaatgATCGATGATATTGTGGGGGGTGAAAATAATGAAGTGCCTTGTGAGAAGCCTGCTTACTTTGGTGTAAAGCATCTGTCAAGAAGCCTGAAGGTTTTCAAGAGGCTAGTGACAGAAGGTGAAATTTCTGCAAATCATGGCTGGTGCACTGTTTCTAGCTATTGTAAATCTATTCTTGCTTGTGGTTTGAGTGCTGATGTTTCAGTGTTCTGTCAGGCCATGGTTTTTTCGGGTTGTGGATTTAACTCTGTTGCTGAAGTTTATTATGATACAGAGCTGACCTCAACAAACTTGAGTTCAGATGACAAAGGAACACAGCTTATTGACTTGTACATCAATCTGTTGAGCAGAGTATTGTTAGATTTGAGCAGAGGAGTTTCTGAGCATCAGAAGTTGCATTTGCTGCTGTCATCACTAAGCAGATTTGGTGGAAAATATATAGAAGACCTTAAGAAGACCCGACATGCAGTTTGGGAAAAGTTGAGTGTGTTTTCTGACAACATGCAGCTGGAGAGTCACGTTAGGGTGTACACTCTGGAGTTAATGCAATCTGTCACTGGACAAAATCTGAAAAGTCTTCCCACTGAACTTGTCTCGCAGGTTGAACCATGGGATGCGTGGGACGGTTCCTTCTGGAAGAAAGACAGTGTGAGTACAGAACAAGGAGATAATGCACCCAGAAGCATCACAAGTAATTTGGTTGCTCTCAGATCAACTCAGCTGGCTGTGACAATTTcaccaaatataaaaatctcTCCAGAGGATCTGTTGACCCTTGAATCAGCAGTTTCTTGCTTCTTACATATATCACAATTCGCAACTTCCTTGGATGATCTCCATGTATTGCAATCTGTTCTTGAAGAATGGGGGGAGTTATTCTCTAGCAAAAGTGAGAAGGAAAAGACAAGTGAAAGCCTCGAGGAGTTGAATAACTGGAGCAGTGATGATTGGGATGAAGGTTGGGAAGACCTTCCTGAGGAGCCAATCCAAAGTGAAGGAAAGCAGGAAGGATCTGTCTGTGTTCAGCCCTTGCATAAATGTTGGATGGAGATCCTCAGGAGGCTCGTTGGGCTATCTCGATTGGATGCTGTATTGAAATTGCTTGACCGCTCGCTATCAAAGCGGGATGGTACATTGCTTGATGAAGATGATACTCAATGTTTATTGCAGCTCGTGCTTGAAATTGATTGTTTCACAGCTTTGAAAGTAGTGCTGCTGCTTCCTTACGAGGTTCCCCGAATCCATTGCTTGCACCTCATTGAGGCTAAACTCAAGGATGAAAGCATTTCTATGGTATCAGCTGCAGATGATGGCGAGTGTTTGATGCTTATAGCATACTCAGGAGTCTTGAGAGATATTACCAACAATCCAGCTTTCAAAAAAGTGTTCTCCTTCGTCTGCTATTCAGTTGGGCGCATTGCTCGACTCTGCCAAGAAGATCTTCTCAGGCGCAATGGTGATGGAAATAAGGCCACTCTAAATCAATCATTATTATTTGCCAGGGTTGTCTTTCCTAGTTTCGTATCGGAGCTTATCAAGGCACGCCAATATTTATTAGCCGGAACTTTTGTTTCTCAGTGGATGCACTTGCCAACATCTCTTACTCTTATCAATATAATCGAAGCCAGTCTCCGAAAATACTTGGAGGGCGAAGCCTTGCAAGCGCACGCTAGTAAAGTTCACGAACCAGGCCAGTCGGAAATGAACTCATATGGATCTCTAGTATGCACTGTTTCCTGTTTGAGAGATAAATTATCAACCCTTGTGCAATCGGCTTTGTCAGCTTTGCAAACTGACATTGTGAgataa